One genomic region from Cataglyphis hispanica isolate Lineage 1 chromosome 11, ULB_Chis1_1.0, whole genome shotgun sequence encodes:
- the LOC126853010 gene encoding uncharacterized protein LOC126853010, with translation MHYFRTSDKLSAHSEICERMNECAILLPTEEDKWLNFDNYKRKERVPFVVYADLECALERKEERKKERRTPKTSIVQHHKAYSVGYYARCAFDDARSMYRSHRGDDCVSWFVRELRDLALRARDFLNTIAPMTPLTANEQERFLSATSCHVCEKPFESEDARVRDHCHSTGRYRGPAHFSCNLNYKETYVIPILSQFIGLRRTFYH, from the coding sequence ATGCACTATTTTCGAACGAGCGACAAGTTATCGGCTCACAGCGAGATTTGCGAAAGAATGAATGAGTGCGCTATCCTTCTTCCGACCGAAGAGGACAAATGGTTAAATTTCGACAATTATAAGAGGAAGGAGCGAGTTCCGTTCGTGGTGTACGCTGATTTGGAATGCGCGTtggagaggaaggaggagaggaagaaggagagGAGAACACCGAAGACGTCCATCGTTCAGCATCATAAGGCTTATAGCGTGGGATATTACGCGCGATGCGCGTTCGATGACGCTAGATCGATGTACAGATCGCATCGCGGCGACGATTGCGTATCATGGTTCGTTCGGGAATTGCGAGATCTAGCGCTTCGCGCGAGAGACTTTCTGAACACCATCGCGCCTATGACGCCTCTCACGGCGAATGAACAGGAGAGATTCCTTAGCGCGACGAGTTGTCACGTGTGCGAGAAACCGTTCGAGTCGGAGGACGCTCGCGTTCGCGATCATTGTCATTCGACCGGACGGTACAGAGGTCCCGCGCATTTtagttgcaatttaaattacaaggaAACTTACGTCATTCCCATTCTTTCACAATTTATCGGGCTACGACGCACATTTTATCATTAG
- the LOC126852925 gene encoding uncharacterized protein LOC126852925, whose product MDSFKFVSASLEKLASYLDKSELKIARSEFSNLDDADFELLTRKGVFPYEYVDDIDKLRETRLPPREAFRSSLTGDIVSGSDYERAIKVWERFRVRTLGEYSDLYLKTDVLLLADIFENFRDACMKSYGLDPAHYYTLPGYTWDAMLKYTGVRFELLTDIDMVMFVERGIRGGLSQCSNRYARANNKYLQSYNPSEPSSYLMYFDVNNLYGWAMCQSLPYEDFQWVENVSSIDLMSVMPNSPTGYIIEVDLAYPSNLHDSHADLPFCPTRDKLPGKRQDKLFATLYDKHHYVTHYRNLQQCVKYGLRVTRIHRILQLAQSPWLRDYIELNTRLRINAKNEFEKNLYKLMNNAVFGKTMENVRNHSDVRLVTRWDGRYGAEAMIAKPNFHSRSVFAENLMAVELRKLEVKFYKPIYVGMCILDISKIRLYEFHYEYMLSLYRDKYKIMYTDTDSLIYRVECEDVYEDMKRDIDRFDTSDYATDNAYGMPLVNTFHATCTIYGTR is encoded by the coding sequence AtggattcttttaaatttgttagcGCAAGTCTCGAAAAATTAGCTTCTTATCTCGATAAGAGCGAATTGAAGATCGCGCGGTCGGAATTTTCCAACCTCGACGACGCCGATTTCGAGCTCCTTACGCGAAAAGGCGTATTTCCGTACGAGTACGTCGacgatatcgataaattgcGCGAGACTCGTTTACCACCGCGCGAGGCGTTCCGTAGTTCGCTGACCGGCGATATCGTATCCGGCAGCGATTACGAGCGCGCGATAAAAGTTTGGGAGCGATTTCGCGTTCGGACGCTAGGTGAATATAgcgatttgtatttaaaaactgaCGTTCTTCTGTTAgctgatatttttgaaaattttcgcgacGCGTGTATGAAGAGCTATGGTTTAGATCCCGCGCATTATTACACGTTACCCGGATATACGTGGGACGCTATGTTAAAGTATACGGGTGTTCGATTTGAACTTTTAACCGATATCGATATGGTGATGTTCGTGGAACGCGGAATACGCGGCGGACTAAGTCAGTGTTCCAATAGATACGCGCGCGCTAATAACAAATACTTACAATCGTATAATCCTTCGGAACCATCGTCGTATCTTATGTACTTCGATGTAAACAATTTATACGGATGGGCGATGTGTCAATCGTTGCCTTACGAGGATTTTCAATGGGTCGAGAATGTttcgagtatcgatttaatgtcCGTGATGCCGAATTCGCCTACCGGTTATATTATAGAAGTCGATCTCGCGTATCCGTCCAATCTTCACGACTCTCACGCTGACTTGCCGTTTTGCCCGACGCGCGATAAGCTGCCCGGAAAACGGCAGGATAAACTTTTCGCCACGCTGTATGATAAGCACCATTATGTAACGCATTATCGTAACTTGCAACAATGCGTTAAATACGGATTACGCGTTACGAGAATACATAGAATATTGCAATTAGCGCAATCTCCGTGGTTGCGCGATTACATCGAATTGAACACGCGATTGCGAATTAACGCTAAAAATGAATTCGAGAAAAATCTGTACAAATTAATGAACAATGCCGTGTTCGGTAAAACTATGGAGAACGTGCGTAATCACTCGGACGTTCGACTAGTGACTCGGTGGGACGGGCGATACGGCGCGGAAGCGATGATCGCTAAACCCAACTTTCATAGTAGGAGCGTTTTCGCGGAAAATTTAATGGCTGTAGAACTGCGCAAACTGgaagttaaattttacaaaccgATTTACGTAGGAATGTGTATCctcgatatatcgaaaattcgTTTGTACGAATTTCATTACGAGTATATGTTATCGTTGTATCGAGACAAgtacaaaataatgtacacCGACACGGACAGTCTTATTTATCGCGTCGAGTGCGAAGACGTGTATGAGGATATGAAGCGCGATATCGATAGATTCGACACGAGCGATTACGCGACGGACAATGCGTACGGTATGCCTCTTGTTAACACGTTCCATGCCACGTGTACCATTTATGGTACACGCTAA
- the LOC126852926 gene encoding uncharacterized protein LOC126852926, with product MSDILSITGEPVFDDRIVKIETHTYNPYANTTFGNSDEIRIPIQQQDLYTLPCESFLYIEGRLESKKPSSAESAEGESSTRLVNNCAAFMFEEIRYELDGVEIDRSRNVGITSTIKNYASLTVERSNILQNAGWDFVSKSKLVDDFNFCVPLSVLLGFCEDYKRVVINARHELILIRARNDNNCLVSRESYEPKIILLKIQWRMPHVVLNDINKLALLCTLDSGRYLSIAFRSWDLYEFPLLQSTTKHSWTVKAATQLEKPRYVIFALQSGRKNVLLQDPSMFDDCKLTNVKLYLNSDFYPYDDMNLNFEKNKIAVLYDMYSKFRKTYYGCDKDKALFNLAKFKTLGPIVVIDCSRQNESIKSATVDVRIEFDCKENVPSNTTAYCLIIHDRVVEYNPLTNVVRRIV from the coding sequence ATGAGTGACATCTTGAGTATCACAGGAGAACCGGTCTTCGATGATCGCATCGTCAAGATCGAAACTCACACGTACAATCCTTACGCTAATACTACATTTGGAAATAGCGACGAGATACGAATTCCTATACAACAACAAGATCTGTACACGTTACCTTGCGAGAGTTTCCTCTATATCGAGGGCAGACTCGAGTCGAAGAAACCATCGAGCGCGGAAAGCGCAGAGGGCGAAAGCTCGACGAGACTGGTGAACAATTGCGCGGCGTTTATGTTCGAGGAGATTCGCTACGAGCTCGATGGAGTGGAGATCGATCGAAGCAGAAACGTAGGAATAACGAGCACGATTAAGAATTACGCGTCGCTGACGGTCGAGAGAagcaatatattgcaaaacgcCGGATGGGACTTTGTGTCGAAGAGTAAATTAGTCGATGATTTTAACTTTTGCGTACCTCTCAGCGTGTTACTAGGTTTCTGCGAGGATTACAAGCGCGTCGTGATTAACGCGCGACATGAACTCATCTTGATACGAGCGCGCAACGATAACAATTGCCTGGTATCACGCGAATCGTACGAACCTAAGATCATTCTATTGAAGATACAATGGCGAATGCCTCATGTAgtgttaaatgatattaataaattggcgCTATTATGCACATTGGATAGCGGAAGATATCTGAGTATCGCTTTTCGTTCATGGGATCTATACGAGTTTCCGCTTTTGCAGAGCACGACTAAACATTCGTGGACGGTCAAAGCGGCGACACAGCTCGAGAAACCGCGATACGTTATCTTCGCGCTGCAATCCGGAAGGAAGAACGTTCTACTTCAGGATCCTTCTATGTTCGACGATTGTAAACTAACCAATGTCAAACTTTATCTTAATTCAGATTTTTATCCCTATGACGATATGAATctgaatttcgaaaaaaataaaatcgcggtACTGTATGACATGTAttcgaaatttcgaaaaacgtACTACGGATGCGACAAAGACAAAGCGCTTTTTAATTTGGCTAAATTTAAAACGCTCGGTCCAATAGTAGTTATCGATTGTTCTCGACAGAACGAATCAATCAAAAGCGCCACCGTGGACGTTCGTATAGAGTTCGATTGCAAAGAGAACGTTCCCTCTAACACTACAGCTTATTGTCTCATTATTCACGATCGAGTAGTAGAATATAATCCGCTTACTAATGTCGTGCGCAGAATCGTGTAG